A genomic region of Rhipicephalus sanguineus isolate Rsan-2018 chromosome 3, BIME_Rsan_1.4, whole genome shotgun sequence contains the following coding sequences:
- the LOC119386069 gene encoding uncharacterized protein LOC119386069, which yields MQFTNPFLFIVQVSLGLLRITRGTSLTPDAPTQWPRHRCSASGNLIPHLPTLDQRFKGVVHISGTLPEQGCASPTTSRFDPINQGADGTFGSGHGSCIKMQFTNPFLFIVQVSLGLLTTTGTSLTPDAPTQWPRHRCSASGNLIPHLPTLDQRFKGVVHISGTLPEPGCASPTTSRFDPINQGTDGTFGSGHGSCIKMQFTNPFLFIVQVRKDYGKSFRSNNTCLLLLPCPRPLVDVLLFIRFSLRFLLLLGGDVESNPGPGDSVLADQLKAIADDIREIKAEKSITNQKLSAIDRKLEKLTGLEKQVSACTKRVVELEENLAAMTKKIDELENRSRRSNIIVYGIQEEPNETTETLLRTTKERVLEGLLGLDITGIERIHRLGKLVKENPTKSRPVILKLLDYRDKVSILKECFKLKGSGFSISEDYSHAVRDVRKKLWNRTKENRDRKEKVMLTYDKVRINGRLFAWDEERNDIVEMKTKNATPLTEPRVTRSKK from the coding sequence ATGCAGTTCACCAACCCTTTCTTGTTCATCGTCCAGGTATCGCTTGGGCTGCTGCGGATTACGAGGGGAACATCGCTAACCCCTGATGCGCCGACGCAATGGCCCCGACATCGCTGCAGTGCTAGCGGAAATCTGATACCACATCTGCCGACACTTGACCAGCGGTTCAAGGGCGTTGTCCACATCTCCGGCACTCTACCGGAGCAAGGATGCGCATCGCCAACAACATCGAGATTCGACCCTATAAATCAAGGCGCCGACGGAACATTCGGCAGTGGGCACGGCAGCTGCATCAAGATGCAGTTCACCAACCCTTTCTTGTTCATCGTCCAGGTATCACTTGGGCTGCTGACTACGACGGGAACATCGCTAACCCCTGATGCGCCGACGCAATGGCCCCGACATCGCTGCAGTGCTAGCGGAAATCTGATACCACATCTGCCGACACTTGACCAGCGGTTCAAGGGCGTTGTCCACATCTCCGGCACTCTACCGGAGCCAGGATGCGCATCGCCAACAACATCGAGATTCGACCCTATAAATCAAGGCACCGACGGAACATTCGGCAGTGGGCACGGCAGCTGCATCAAGATGCAGTTCACCAACCCTTTCTTGTTCATCGTCCAGGTGAGGAAAGACTACGGCAAATCATTCCGTAGTAACAATACCTGCCTGCTATTGCTGCCGTGCCCACGGCCCCTTGTAGATGTGCTCTTATTCATTCGTTTCTCGTTAAGATTTCTTCTGTTACTGGGGGGCGATGTTGAATCAAACCCCGGCCCCGGAGACTCCGTACTTGCCGATCAACTAAAGGCTATAGCGGACGATATCCGAGAAATCAAAGCAGAAAAATCTATCACAAATCAGAAATTAAGTGCAATTGACAGGAAACTTGAGAAACTAACAGGTCTTGAAAAACAAGTCTCCGCTTGCACAAAAAGAGTAGTTGAGCTCGAGGAAAACCTGGCagccatgacaaaaaaaattgacgaacTGGAAAATAGAAGTCGTCGTTCCAACATCATTGTGTACGGAATCCAAGAAGAACCGAATGAAACAACTGAAACGTTGCTTCGAACTACCAAAGAACGCGTCCTCGAAGGCTTGCTGGGCCTTGACATTACAGGAATTGAGAGGATTCACCGACTTGGAAAACTAGTCAAAGAGAATCCCACAAAAAGCAGACCCGTAATCCTAAAACTTCTTGATTACCGGGATAAGGTCAGCATCCTGAAAGAATGCTTCAAATTAAAAGGTTCTGGCTTTTCTATCAGCGAAGATTATTCCCATGCTGTACGTGATGTCAGGAAAAAGCTCTGGAATCGAACAAAAGAAAATCGCGATCGTAAAGAGAAAGTAATGCTAACATACGATAAGGTGCGTATAAATGGGCGACTGTTTGCATGGGACGAAGAGCGAAATGATATtgttgaaatgaaaacaaaaaacgcAACACCTTTAACCGAACCCCGAGTCACCagaagcaaaaaataa